In Pseudomonas fluorescens NCIMB 11764, a single window of DNA contains:
- a CDS encoding tripartite tricarboxylate transporter TctB family protein, which yields MSHSSDSPALVGTRWVELGLAVFTALIGVVVMFGSVEQGIGWGDSGPEPGYFPFYIGLMLSAASVANGVWTMVRWKALSLSFVSRSAFKQVLSVFIPIALFVGAMPFTGIYVASACFIAWFMWRDKVRTKPYGKLMIASVSLGAVLASYLIFALWFKVPLDAGPMGDWIALAGRNFK from the coding sequence ATGTCCCATTCTTCGGATTCACCGGCGCTGGTCGGTACCCGCTGGGTCGAACTCGGCCTGGCTGTCTTCACCGCGCTGATCGGCGTGGTGGTGATGTTCGGCAGTGTCGAACAAGGTATCGGCTGGGGCGATTCCGGCCCTGAGCCGGGTTATTTCCCCTTCTACATCGGCCTGATGCTGAGCGCCGCGAGCGTGGCCAACGGCGTATGGACGATGGTGCGCTGGAAAGCCCTGAGCCTTTCATTCGTCAGCCGCAGCGCGTTCAAACAGGTGCTGTCAGTGTTCATTCCGATTGCGCTGTTCGTTGGCGCCATGCCGTTCACCGGCATCTATGTGGCGTCAGCCTGTTTCATCGCCTGGTTCATGTGGCGTGACAAGGTCCGCACCAAGCCTTACGGCAAATTGATGATCGCCAGCGTATCCCTCGGCGCGGTGCTTGCCAGTTACCTGATTTTCGCGCTGTGGTTCAAGGTCCCGCTGGATGCCGGTCCGATGGGCGACTGGATTGCCCTGGCCGGGAGAAATTTCAAATGA
- a CDS encoding L-rhamnonate dehydratase: MKIKAIRTRVFEWKGKVVPPQAHFCTNASDILFERGDAMGSFRFHGWLVVEVETDTGLVGIGNCALAPRVAKEIIDTYLAPIAIGEDPFDNEYIWQKMYRQSHAWGRKGIGMAAISAIDIAIWDIMGKAVNKPVFKLLGGRTKEKIWTYASKLYANDNLDLFLEEAQGYLNQGFTALKMRFGYGPKDGPAGMRKNIEQVRALRELAGPDIDIMLECYMGWTLEYARRMLPKLAEFEPRWLEEPVIADDIEGYIELKKMGIMPISGGEHEFTSYGFKDLLERRAVDVIQYDTNRVGGITAARKINAMAEAWSVPVIPHAGQMHNYHLTMSTTASPMAEFFPVFDVEVGNELFYYVFKGEPQPVNGYIQLDDNTPGLGLEISDEYLSDFNIIE; this comes from the coding sequence ATGAAAATCAAAGCAATCCGTACCCGCGTTTTCGAGTGGAAAGGTAAAGTCGTCCCGCCTCAAGCGCACTTCTGCACCAACGCCAGCGACATCCTGTTCGAGCGCGGTGACGCCATGGGCTCGTTCCGTTTCCACGGCTGGCTGGTGGTGGAAGTCGAGACCGACACCGGTCTCGTCGGCATCGGTAACTGTGCGCTGGCGCCACGTGTGGCCAAGGAAATCATCGACACTTACCTGGCGCCGATCGCCATCGGTGAAGACCCGTTCGACAACGAATACATCTGGCAGAAGATGTACCGCCAGAGCCACGCCTGGGGCCGCAAAGGCATCGGCATGGCGGCGATCTCGGCGATCGACATCGCGATCTGGGACATCATGGGCAAAGCGGTCAACAAGCCAGTGTTCAAGCTGCTTGGCGGGCGGACCAAGGAAAAGATCTGGACCTACGCTTCCAAGCTCTACGCCAACGACAACCTCGACCTGTTTCTCGAAGAAGCCCAGGGTTATCTGAACCAGGGTTTCACCGCGCTGAAAATGCGTTTCGGCTACGGCCCGAAAGACGGCCCGGCGGGCATGCGCAAGAACATTGAACAAGTGCGCGCCCTGCGTGAACTGGCCGGCCCGGACATCGACATCATGCTCGAATGCTACATGGGCTGGACCCTCGAATATGCGCGTCGCATGTTGCCGAAACTGGCCGAGTTCGAACCGCGATGGCTGGAAGAGCCGGTGATTGCCGACGACATCGAGGGCTACATCGAGCTGAAAAAAATGGGGATCATGCCGATCTCCGGCGGCGAGCATGAGTTCACTTCCTACGGCTTCAAAGACTTGCTCGAACGCCGCGCCGTCGACGTGATCCAGTACGACACCAACCGCGTCGGCGGCATCACCGCCGCGCGCAAGATCAACGCCATGGCCGAAGCCTGGTCGGTGCCGGTGATCCCCCACGCCGGGCAGATGCACAACTATCACCTGACCATGTCCACCACTGCCTCGCCGATGGCCGAGTTCTTCCCGGTGTTCGATGTCGAGGTCGGCAACGAACTTTTCTATTACGTGTTCAAGGGCGAGCCGCAACCGGTCAACGGCTACATCCAGCTCGACGACAACACGCCAGGTTTGGGCCTGGAAATCTCCGATGAATATTTGAGCGATTTCAACATCATCGAGTGA
- a CDS encoding 4-hydroxythreonine-4-phosphate dehydrogenase PdxA, with protein MNKTTIAMVLGDPAGIGPELIARLLAEPQVRSQANVILIADEAEMRRGMRIAGVEFPYRRVESLEQLSFVDDTPLFYDFRGDTLGEFPRSEASVIGGRYSLDTLEKALRLTEAGITDAILFGPLNKTSLHMAGMAHNDELHWFAELLDFHGPFCEFNVLDNLWTSRVTSHVALAEVPGMLTQARVVEAIQLIDTALKRNGLEKPRIGVCGLNPHNGDNGSFGREELDIIGPAVRSAQTLGIAAEGPYPGDTIFLKVQGDASAFDAVVTMYHDQGQIAIKLMGFSRGVTVQGGLPIPITTPAHGTAFDISGQGKANVGAIRQAFEIACRMGGNTY; from the coding sequence ATGAACAAGACAACCATCGCCATGGTCCTGGGCGACCCGGCCGGCATCGGCCCGGAACTGATCGCACGCCTGCTCGCGGAACCTCAGGTCCGCAGCCAGGCCAACGTGATCCTGATTGCCGACGAGGCGGAAATGCGTCGCGGCATGCGCATCGCCGGGGTGGAGTTTCCTTACCGTCGTGTGGAGTCGTTGGAGCAGCTGTCGTTTGTCGATGACACGCCGCTGTTCTATGACTTTCGCGGCGACACCCTCGGTGAATTCCCGCGCAGCGAAGCCAGTGTCATTGGCGGTCGCTACAGCCTCGACACCTTGGAAAAAGCCCTGCGCCTGACTGAGGCCGGCATCACCGATGCCATTCTGTTCGGGCCACTGAACAAGACCTCGCTGCACATGGCCGGCATGGCCCACAACGATGAGCTGCACTGGTTCGCCGAACTGCTGGATTTCCATGGGCCGTTCTGCGAGTTCAACGTGCTCGACAATCTATGGACGTCTCGAGTGACGTCCCACGTGGCACTGGCCGAGGTGCCGGGCATGTTGACTCAAGCGCGGGTGGTGGAAGCGATCCAGCTGATCGACACCGCGCTCAAGCGCAATGGCCTGGAAAAGCCGCGCATCGGCGTCTGTGGCTTGAACCCCCACAACGGCGACAACGGCTCGTTCGGGCGCGAAGAACTCGACATCATCGGGCCGGCGGTGCGCTCGGCTCAAACGTTGGGGATTGCGGCAGAAGGTCCGTACCCGGGCGACACGATTTTCCTCAAGGTTCAAGGGGATGCCAGCGCCTTCGACGCGGTGGTGACCATGTACCACGACCAGGGACAGATCGCGATCAAGTTGATGGGCTTCTCCCGTGGGGTGACGGTGCAGGGCGGCTTGCCGATTCCGATTACCACGCCGGCCCACGGCACCGCGTTTGATATCTCGGGCCAGGGCAAGGCCAACGTCGGCGCGATCCGCCAGGCCTTCGAGATCGCGTGCCGGATGGGCGGCAACACCTACTGA
- a CDS encoding LysR family transcriptional regulator — protein MTRIPDANVIHSRLRLRQLRLMLALQEFGSLRRAADHIGMTQPAATKMLHEAEDLLGVELFERLPRGMRSTPFGETVIYYARMVFAELSGMREELVALESGNLGRVAVGAIPALASGLLTRTIATLKQSHPRLSMSIQVDTSDVLVQALLQDQLDIVLGRIPAGARAEELLFDSLGEEALCVIAGAQNPLAQEKHLSWAELQNMTWVLQQQPSPMRAIINQVFHNARVDIPSSIVETTSIMTLLSLIQQTDMLGVTPVSVVEDYPGRDLLAVLPIKFEARLPPYGLITRRHRIQSSAMQAFMNSVRAEHALTK, from the coding sequence ATGACCCGAATTCCTGATGCCAATGTAATCCACAGTCGACTGCGTCTGCGCCAATTGCGGTTGATGCTGGCATTGCAGGAATTCGGCTCATTGCGCCGGGCTGCCGATCACATCGGCATGACCCAACCGGCAGCGACCAAGATGCTCCACGAGGCCGAGGACTTGCTCGGCGTCGAGCTGTTCGAACGCCTGCCCCGTGGCATGCGCTCGACCCCATTCGGGGAAACCGTCATCTACTACGCGCGCATGGTGTTTGCCGAACTCAGCGGCATGCGTGAAGAACTGGTCGCACTGGAATCCGGCAACCTCGGGCGGGTCGCCGTCGGCGCGATTCCGGCGTTGGCCTCGGGGTTGTTGACCCGCACCATCGCCACCTTGAAGCAAAGCCATCCACGGTTGTCGATGAGCATTCAGGTCGATACCAGTGACGTGTTGGTACAGGCACTGCTGCAGGATCAACTCGACATCGTGCTGGGGCGGATTCCGGCCGGTGCGAGGGCCGAAGAACTGCTGTTCGACAGCCTCGGCGAAGAGGCGTTGTGCGTCATTGCCGGCGCGCAGAATCCGTTGGCGCAGGAGAAACACCTGAGCTGGGCGGAATTGCAGAACATGACCTGGGTGCTGCAACAGCAACCGAGCCCGATGCGCGCGATCATCAATCAGGTGTTCCACAATGCACGGGTCGACATTCCCAGCAGCATCGTTGAAACCACCTCGATCATGACCTTGCTCTCGTTGATCCAGCAGACTGACATGCTTGGCGTTACGCCGGTGTCGGTGGTCGAGGATTATCCGGGGCGGGATTTGCTGGCGGTGTTGCCGATCAAGTTTGAAGCGCGGCTGCCGCCGTATGGGTTGATTACCCGGCGTCATCGAATTCAATCGTCGGCGATGCAGGCGTTTATGAATTCGGTGCGGGCGGAGCATGCGTTGACCAAGTAA
- a CDS encoding Bug family tripartite tricarboxylate transporter substrate binding protein — translation MRNAFLRRTSRLFLGCTLIAAGTLPTLAHAAWQPDKNVEIVVAGGPGGGTDQLGRLIQSIITTHKFLDVNTIVLNKGGGNGAEAFLDLKMNKGDPEKLVIGTNNIYLLPLVSKLGYQWQELTPVAAVAEDDFILWSYKDAPWKDAKGFYEAAKADPSKLRMGGSQSKDVDQTLTLLLNQTNNSKLVYIPFKSGSEAATQLAGKHIAANVNNPSESISQWRGDQVEPLCVFSKERMSYTDKVAGEKSWADVPTCHEQGLGIDQYRFPRTVFMPGEVTAEQRAFYVELMRKVTETPEFKAYVKQNALVPTFLEGEPLTAYIEKDTARVTPVFKEAGWLKN, via the coding sequence ATGCGAAATGCATTCCTCCGTCGCACATCCCGTCTGTTTCTTGGCTGCACGCTGATCGCCGCCGGAACCCTTCCCACTCTCGCTCACGCCGCCTGGCAACCGGACAAGAACGTCGAAATCGTCGTCGCTGGCGGCCCTGGTGGCGGCACCGATCAACTCGGCCGCCTGATCCAGTCGATCATCACCACCCACAAGTTTCTCGATGTGAATACCATCGTCCTCAACAAGGGTGGCGGCAATGGTGCCGAAGCCTTCCTCGACCTGAAAATGAACAAGGGCGATCCGGAAAAACTGGTGATTGGCACCAACAACATTTACCTGCTGCCACTGGTGTCCAAGCTCGGTTATCAATGGCAGGAGCTGACTCCCGTGGCGGCCGTGGCCGAGGACGACTTTATCCTCTGGAGTTACAAGGATGCCCCCTGGAAAGACGCCAAAGGCTTCTACGAAGCTGCCAAGGCTGATCCGTCTAAACTGCGCATGGGCGGCAGCCAGTCCAAGGATGTCGACCAGACCCTGACCCTGCTGCTGAACCAGACCAACAACAGCAAACTGGTGTACATCCCGTTCAAGAGCGGCAGTGAAGCCGCGACCCAACTGGCCGGCAAACACATCGCCGCCAACGTCAACAACCCCAGCGAAAGCATCAGCCAATGGCGCGGTGATCAGGTCGAGCCACTCTGCGTGTTCAGCAAGGAGCGCATGAGCTATACCGACAAGGTCGCCGGCGAAAAATCCTGGGCCGATGTGCCGACCTGCCACGAGCAAGGCCTGGGCATAGATCAGTATCGCTTCCCGCGCACGGTGTTCATGCCCGGCGAAGTCACCGCCGAGCAGCGGGCGTTCTATGTCGAACTGATGCGTAAAGTCACCGAGACCCCGGAGTTCAAGGCCTACGTCAAGCAGAACGCGCTGGTGCCGACCTTCCTCGAAGGCGAGCCGCTGACTGCCTACATTGAGAAAGACACCGCCCGCGTCACCCCGGTGTTCAAAGAAGCCGGCTGGCTGAAAAACTGA
- a CDS encoding DMT family transporter: protein MFVLSKKSALAAASTSLFVLLWSSGAIFSKWGLAHASPFAFLLIRFAIALCGLVLLVPLLKLKRPKGGKPMLYAMATGVVLLGAYQIFYLLALDLKVTPGVMATIMGVQPILTVVIMERQRSASRMFGLTLGLVGLVMVVYQGIGLAGMSLAGMLFGLLALASMTFGSIMQKRITDNPLGTLPVQYLAGLLLCGIFVPFQPFHFEHSSGFIVPVLWMGLVVSVLATLLLYRLIARGNLVNVTSLFYLVPAVTAVMDYLFFGNRLAGLSMLGMVLIIVGLGFVFRKTG, encoded by the coding sequence ATGTTTGTCCTTTCGAAAAAATCCGCGCTCGCGGCGGCGTCCACGAGCCTGTTCGTTCTGCTGTGGAGCAGCGGGGCGATCTTCTCCAAATGGGGCCTGGCCCATGCGTCACCCTTCGCTTTTCTGCTGATCCGCTTTGCTATCGCTCTGTGTGGGTTGGTACTGCTGGTGCCGTTGCTCAAGTTGAAACGGCCCAAGGGCGGTAAGCCGATGTTGTATGCGATGGCCACGGGCGTGGTGTTGCTGGGGGCTTATCAGATTTTCTATCTGCTGGCCCTGGACCTGAAAGTCACGCCGGGTGTGATGGCCACAATCATGGGCGTGCAGCCGATTCTCACGGTAGTGATCATGGAGCGGCAGCGTTCAGCCAGCCGAATGTTCGGGCTGACCCTGGGCCTGGTCGGTCTGGTCATGGTGGTTTACCAGGGCATCGGTCTGGCGGGTATGTCGCTGGCGGGGATGCTCTTCGGTTTGCTGGCGTTGGCGAGCATGACGTTCGGTTCGATCATGCAGAAGCGCATTACCGATAATCCCCTCGGCACGTTGCCGGTGCAGTACCTCGCGGGGTTGTTGCTGTGCGGGATCTTTGTGCCGTTCCAGCCGTTTCATTTCGAACACAGCAGCGGTTTTATCGTGCCGGTGTTGTGGATGGGGCTGGTGGTGTCGGTGCTGGCGACGCTGTTGCTTTATCGGCTTATCGCTCGGGGTAATTTGGTGAACGTCACCAGTTTGTTTTACCTGGTGCCGGCGGTGACCGCGGTGATGGATTACCTGTTTTTCGGCAACAGACTGGCGGGGTTGAGCATGCTTGGGATGGTGCTGATTATTGTTGGTTTGGGGTTTGTGTTTCGTAAGACAGGGTGA
- a CDS encoding aspartyl/asparaginyl beta-hydroxylase domain-containing protein: MTFSFAAKASLLLLFLGSTLYVHLRGKARLPALRQFVNHSALFAPYNALMYLFSSVPSKPYLDRSKFPELDVLKDNWEVIRDEAMHLFDEGYIRAAEKNNDAGFGSFFKKGWKRFYLKWYDKPLPSAEALCPKTVALVSSIPNVKGAMFALLPGGSHLNPHRDPFAGSLRYHLGLSTPNSDDCRIFVDGQVYAWRDGEDVMFDETYVHWVKNETEKTRVILFCDIERPLSNRVMTRLNRWVSGLLGRATAPQNLDDERVGGINKAYAWSKKSSDRVSGVVKQWKRRNPKAYRVLRPVLAVVVLTLLGYWLFG, translated from the coding sequence ATGACCTTTTCCTTTGCCGCGAAGGCGTCGCTGTTGCTGCTGTTCCTGGGCAGTACTCTTTATGTGCATTTGCGCGGCAAGGCGCGTTTGCCGGCCTTGCGTCAGTTCGTCAACCACTCCGCGCTCTTCGCGCCTTATAACGCCTTGATGTACCTGTTCTCCAGCGTGCCGTCCAAACCTTATCTGGACCGCAGCAAGTTCCCGGAGCTGGATGTGCTCAAGGACAACTGGGAAGTCATCCGCGACGAAGCGATGCACCTGTTCGATGAGGGTTACATTCGCGCCGCCGAGAAAAATAACGACGCCGGTTTTGGTTCGTTCTTCAAGAAAGGCTGGAAGCGCTTCTACCTCAAGTGGTACGACAAACCCCTGCCATCGGCCGAAGCGCTGTGTCCGAAAACCGTGGCCCTGGTCAGCAGTATTCCCAACGTCAAAGGCGCCATGTTCGCGCTACTGCCGGGCGGCAGCCACCTCAACCCGCACCGCGATCCGTTTGCCGGTTCCTTGCGTTATCACCTGGGCCTGTCGACCCCGAACTCCGATGATTGCCGCATTTTCGTCGACGGTCAGGTGTATGCCTGGCGCGACGGTGAAGATGTGATGTTCGATGAGACGTATGTGCACTGGGTGAAGAACGAAACCGAGAAAACCCGGGTCATTTTGTTCTGCGACATCGAACGTCCGCTGAGCAACCGCGTCATGACCCGCCTCAACCGTTGGGTCAGTGGCTTGCTCGGTCGCGCAACGGCGCCGCAGAATCTCGACGACGAACGGGTTGGCGGAATCAACAAGGCTTACGCCTGGAGCAAGAAGTCCAGTGACAGGGTCAGCGGTGTGGTCAAGCAGTGGAAGCGTCGCAACCCCAAGGCTTACCGCGTGTTGCGGCCGGTGTTGGCGGTGGTGGTGTTGACGTTGTTGGGGTATTGGTTGTTTGGGTGA
- a CDS encoding MFS transporter, which yields MARPSASLQLPGAVAQPVAAATPLTGTNKASSVRWRIFAIIFALTMVNLIDRVSLSIAMPTIAHEFSLSPSMQGLILSSFFWAYALLQIPGGWMIDRFGPHRVISWSTGLWGTFQVLAAFATGGLSLLFARVALGAAEAPLFPSGGKLISLWLAPSERSRGAVLMDSGSPLGVALGGLIIAYLIASLDSWRLAFVIAGIATLVLAWLARRYLRDDPASHPQVNAEELEKINAGRATPAAEAARVPVKGLGIAARSLSGLLIGRASWAMVYFGLLTWGPSYLAQARGFDIKGIGAATFVIFVCGALGSLTGGFLCDGLIRKGVSRGVAVKSLLAFSGVIALGAFLLLPTLTDPFAAVALLAMTAFFLMWGSLYWSFPALLAAPARVGLIGGVMNMAGSTGGIAVPILVGVILQMAGGFAPVLGFFAACSAVFVLATLFISLDEVRHD from the coding sequence ATGGCTCGTCCCAGTGCTTCCCTGCAGCTGCCCGGCGCAGTTGCCCAGCCTGTCGCAGCGGCCACTCCGCTGACCGGCACGAACAAGGCCAGCAGTGTGCGCTGGCGGATCTTCGCGATCATCTTCGCGCTGACCATGGTCAACCTGATCGATCGGGTGTCGCTGTCGATAGCGATGCCAACCATCGCCCATGAATTTTCCCTGTCGCCGAGCATGCAAGGGCTGATCCTCAGCAGCTTCTTCTGGGCTTATGCATTGCTGCAGATTCCTGGCGGCTGGATGATCGATCGCTTCGGGCCGCATCGGGTCATCAGTTGGTCCACCGGGTTGTGGGGCACGTTTCAAGTGCTGGCGGCGTTCGCCACCGGCGGGTTGTCGTTACTGTTCGCCCGGGTTGCGCTGGGCGCTGCCGAGGCGCCGTTGTTCCCTTCGGGCGGCAAGCTGATTTCCCTGTGGCTGGCGCCGAGCGAGCGCAGTCGCGGCGCGGTGCTGATGGACAGTGGCAGCCCGTTGGGCGTGGCGCTCGGCGGGTTGATCATTGCCTACCTGATTGCTTCGCTGGACTCCTGGCGCCTGGCATTCGTGATCGCCGGTATCGCGACGCTGGTACTGGCCTGGCTGGCGCGGCGTTATCTGCGCGATGACCCGGCCAGTCACCCGCAAGTGAATGCCGAAGAACTGGAGAAGATCAACGCCGGGCGCGCGACGCCTGCTGCCGAAGCGGCGCGAGTGCCGGTCAAGGGCCTCGGCATCGCCGCCCGTTCCCTGAGTGGTTTGCTCATCGGACGCGCCAGTTGGGCGATGGTGTATTTCGGGTTGCTGACCTGGGGCCCCAGTTATCTGGCGCAGGCCCGAGGCTTCGATATCAAAGGCATTGGCGCGGCGACGTTCGTGATTTTCGTCTGCGGCGCGCTGGGTTCGTTGACCGGTGGTTTCCTCTGCGACGGGTTGATCCGCAAAGGCGTCAGTCGCGGTGTCGCGGTCAAGAGCCTGCTGGCATTTTCCGGTGTGATCGCCCTCGGCGCGTTCCTGTTGCTGCCGACCCTGACTGACCCGTTTGCCGCCGTGGCGCTGTTGGCCATGACTGCGTTTTTCCTGATGTGGGGCAGCCTCTACTGGAGCTTCCCGGCATTGCTGGCGGCACCGGCACGGGTCGGGTTGATTGGCGGGGTGATGAACATGGCCGGCAGCACTGGCGGGATTGCAGTCCCGATCCTGGTCGGCGTGATCCTGCAAATGGCCGGTGGCTTTGCGCCGGTGCTGGGGTTCTTCGCCGCCTGTTCGGCCGTCTTCGTGCTGGCCACATTGTTCATCAGTCTCGACGAGGTGCGGCATGACTAA
- a CDS encoding tripartite tricarboxylate transporter permease, with the protein MSEFDSLLQGMNLILTPGHIGLMVIGVLLGILVGVLPGLGAPNGVALLLPLTFTMSPVSAIILLSCMYWGALFSGSITSILFNIPGEPSSVATTFDGYPMAREGRAAEALTAAFSSALIGALAGVLLLTFLSTKIAAFAMSFSSPEFFAVYLLAFCTFIGMSKNPPLKTVVAMMIGFAMAAVGMDTVSGNLRLTFDQPILMTGISFEVAVIGLFGIGEILCTVEEGLVFRGEHARITPMVILRTWAKLPRYWWTIVRSTLVGCWMGITPGGPTAASFMSYSLARRFSKNRENFGKGELEGVIAPETADHAAGTSALLPMLTLGIPGSATAAVMLGGLMIWGLHPGPTLFVEQHDFVWGLIASMYLGNVVSLIVVLATVPLFASILRIPFSIIAPIIIMVCAIGAYSVHNSFFDVVLMLGFGALGYLFKKLGYPIAPLVLAAVLGDKAEDAFRQSMLFSDGQLGIFWSNPLVGCLTTAALLMLFWPLISKALGALTGLRKPTVAKTKSVL; encoded by the coding sequence ATGAGTGAGTTCGATTCCCTGCTGCAAGGCATGAACCTGATCCTGACCCCGGGCCATATCGGCCTGATGGTGATCGGCGTGCTGCTGGGCATTCTGGTCGGCGTATTGCCCGGCCTCGGCGCCCCCAATGGCGTGGCGTTGCTGCTGCCGCTGACGTTCACCATGTCGCCGGTGTCGGCGATCATCCTGCTGTCGTGCATGTATTGGGGCGCGCTGTTTAGCGGCTCGATCACCTCGATCCTGTTCAACATACCCGGCGAACCCTCATCGGTGGCGACGACGTTTGACGGCTACCCGATGGCCCGCGAAGGCCGCGCCGCCGAAGCCCTGACAGCGGCGTTCAGCTCGGCATTGATCGGCGCACTGGCCGGGGTGTTGTTGCTGACCTTCCTGTCGACCAAGATCGCCGCATTTGCCATGTCGTTCAGCTCACCGGAGTTCTTTGCGGTGTACCTGTTGGCGTTCTGCACCTTCATCGGCATGAGCAAGAACCCACCACTGAAAACCGTGGTGGCGATGATGATCGGTTTCGCCATGGCAGCGGTTGGCATGGACACCGTGTCCGGCAACCTGCGCCTGACCTTCGACCAGCCGATCCTGATGACCGGGATCAGTTTTGAAGTGGCAGTCATCGGGCTGTTCGGTATCGGCGAGATCCTCTGCACCGTCGAGGAAGGCCTGGTGTTCCGTGGCGAACATGCACGCATTACGCCGATGGTAATTCTGCGCACCTGGGCCAAGTTGCCGCGTTACTGGTGGACGATCGTGCGCAGCACCCTGGTCGGTTGCTGGATGGGCATCACGCCCGGCGGCCCGACGGCGGCCTCGTTCATGAGCTACAGCCTGGCGCGGCGTTTCTCGAAGAATCGCGAGAACTTCGGCAAGGGTGAACTCGAAGGCGTGATCGCCCCGGAAACCGCTGACCACGCCGCCGGCACCAGCGCCCTGCTGCCGATGCTGACCCTCGGGATTCCCGGTTCCGCCACGGCGGCAGTGATGCTCGGCGGGTTGATGATCTGGGGCTTGCACCCTGGCCCGACGCTGTTTGTCGAGCAACACGATTTTGTCTGGGGCCTGATTGCGAGCATGTACCTGGGCAACGTGGTGAGTCTGATTGTGGTGTTGGCCACCGTGCCGCTGTTCGCCTCGATCCTGCGCATTCCGTTCTCGATCATTGCGCCAATCATCATCATGGTCTGCGCCATCGGTGCGTACTCGGTGCACAACTCGTTCTTCGACGTGGTGCTGATGCTGGGCTTCGGCGCGCTGGGTTACCTGTTCAAGAAGCTCGGTTACCCGATTGCACCACTGGTATTGGCCGCGGTGCTAGGGGACAAGGCTGAAGATGCGTTCCGTCAATCGATGCTGTTTTCTGACGGGCAGTTGGGGATTTTCTGGTCCAACCCGTTGGTGGGTTGCCTGACCACGGCAGCGCTGCTGATGCTGTTCTGGCCGCTGATTTCCAAGGCACTGGGCGCCCTGACGGGCCTGCGCAAACCGACCGTCGCCAAGACCAAATCGGTGCTGTGA
- a CDS encoding amidohydrolase family protein has translation MTKVYDGPIIDAHHHFWDPTINHHPWLAPEADIPFRYGDYSAIKRRYFPDDYFADAGSHNVVQTVYIETEWDPQDPIGETRFIESLAARYGVPNAIVAQAWLDHPDAIAVLTEQASFKGVRSVRHKPGGPTSTAQVGHLRSLMSDEHWRRSYAALQGLGLHFDLQTPWWNLFEAERLARDFPGTTLILNHAGLPNDRSAEGLAGWRLAMARLAEWPNVQVKISGLGVAGRAWRAKDNAWIVREVIAMFGTHRVMFASNFPVDSLCGSFDDIYSGFKSIVADLPGADQQRLFYGNAQRVYRCEPCAIDRTRPEPLRSEA, from the coding sequence ATGACTAAGGTGTATGACGGTCCGATCATCGACGCCCATCACCACTTCTGGGATCCGACGATCAATCACCATCCATGGCTCGCACCCGAAGCCGACATCCCGTTTCGCTACGGCGATTACAGCGCGATCAAGCGGCGCTATTTTCCCGATGACTACTTCGCCGATGCCGGCTCGCATAACGTCGTGCAAACGGTGTACATCGAGACCGAATGGGACCCGCAAGACCCGATCGGCGAAACCCGCTTCATCGAAAGTCTGGCCGCGCGTTACGGCGTCCCCAATGCCATCGTCGCCCAGGCCTGGCTGGATCATCCGGATGCTATCGCGGTGCTTACCGAACAGGCGAGTTTCAAGGGGGTACGCAGCGTGCGCCACAAACCCGGCGGACCGACCTCGACCGCACAGGTCGGGCATCTGCGCAGCCTGATGAGCGATGAACATTGGCGGCGCAGTTACGCCGCGCTGCAAGGGTTGGGGCTGCATTTCGATTTGCAGACACCCTGGTGGAACCTGTTCGAAGCCGAGCGGCTGGCCCGGGACTTTCCCGGCACCACCCTGATTCTCAACCACGCCGGTTTGCCCAATGACCGCAGTGCCGAAGGCCTGGCCGGCTGGCGTCTGGCAATGGCGCGGCTGGCCGAGTGGCCGAACGTGCAGGTGAAGATTTCCGGCCTGGGCGTGGCGGGGCGGGCATGGCGTGCAAAGGACAACGCGTGGATCGTGCGCGAAGTGATCGCCATGTTCGGCACCCATCGAGTGATGTTCGCCAGCAACTTCCCCGTGGACAGCCTGTGCGGCTCGTTCGACGACATCTACAGCGGTTTCAAATCCATCGTTGCTGACCTGCCTGGCGCCGATCAGCAGCGACTGTTCTACGGCAACGCGCAGCGGGTCTATCGCTGCGAGCCTTGCGCCATTGACCGGACACGGCCCGAACCCTTGAGGAGTGAAGCATGA